CGCACTCGGGGTAATCCCAAGGAATCTCCGGATAGTCCTGCCACATCTTCACGTCGCGCGTGAGCAGTCCGTAGAGTTCGGGACGGCGCTGGTGCATGGTGCGAAGGTGCTTGCGTTTCCACCGCAATTCGGCGAGGTTGATGATTGCCGTAATACAGGCGTCCCCTTTTTCTTTGATGCGCGGATAGAGCCGCGCCTCCTCGCGTTTGTCCCGGTAGTCTCCGGCGGGCGTGACGCAGCCCGGCCCCGCGAAGCCGGTGTTGAAGCCTTGCGTGATATTGGCCCCGACAACACAACCGTAGCACTGCGCGGCCATGATGCAATGCGAGTCCTCGACCATGCCGGCACGGCCGTTTATCCATAGTATGATTTCCGCGCCCAGGTACGATGTGCATCCCCACGCTTCGGGGAAATAGCCATCGTAACATTGCAGAATGCCGACTGGCCCGAAGTCAAGCGTGAATACCTTGAACTCATTGCCGAGAATGCCGCGCGCTTCGCGGTCGTTGCCCTCGTTCGGCGGCCAGAAATGCGGAGCGGGCCCCGAAGCCGGATGGCATTTGAAGTAGCGGCCCAGCAGGTTGCCGCCGCGGTCGGCGACCCACGCGCTTGTGGACCACTGGCCGGCACCCTGCTTCTCGACACAACCTGTGATCGCGTTAATCCGGTGTTGCGCCGCGAGCGCGAAGAACCGCTGCGCCACGGCGTCTTTTGTCGTGATCAGGTCGCCCAGCACGTATTCGGGGAAAACGACAAGGTCCGAACCCAGGTCCGCGGCTTGCTCGAAGAACACGGGCATCCGTTCAACGACCGGCGGCGCATCCGCGCCCGTGGTAAGCTGAACCATCGTAATCGTTGCCGCGTCTCGCATGCCCATGGACTGCTCCCCCGCCGCTTCGGACTCCGTGCCGGGCCCGCTTGCTTCACAGTGTACTCCCAGGGCCCCGGCACACGCCGCATAGGCAATTCCCCTTGCCCCCGCGCCGACAAATGCGCGCCGCGTAACGCTGGTTTCTTGCGTGTTCATCACCCGGACTATACCGCACCAGAAACCCGCAGTGCATTCAACCGAGCATGCATCGGGGTTGCCTCCAGTCCGGGCTCTCGGTTCCTTACAATACGCCCGTGGAAACACTCAATCCTTGCCTGAAGGGCTTGTGAGACAGTAGGCTGGATTCTGTGTCACCGCGGCAATGGAGATTGCAACCCTCCTGCGCGACTGGAAGCCTGCCCGCAAAGGGCCGAAAAGGAGACGACAAGATGGGATACCTCAGTCAGGAAGAACGCGACGTCCGGCTGGCCAAAGTCACGGCCATCCTGAAGGCAAAAAACCTCGATCTCGCCCTGGTCTACTACGACGAATTCAACATAGGCAACGGCTGGTACCTGACCGGCTGGTGCCCGCAGTTCGAGAGCGGCGCGGTGCTTGTCCTGAAAGACGGAAGCGCCATGCTGCTCGGCGGCCCGGAAAGCGAACCTTTCGCGAAGCAGGACAGCGCCATCACGGAGACGCGGAATTTTCCCGTGTTTATGGTGCCGGACGAGGAATATCCGAATGCTACTATTACGGATTTCCCGTCGCTTTTCGCGGAACTCAAAGCAAGAGAGGGAGAAATCCGTCGCGCAGGTATTGTAGGCGGCGGACGCATGCCCGCCGACTGCTACCGCCAGATCACGGAGGGATTCCGGGGTGTCGAACTCGTCGATATTACGGAGGACTACGTCTCGCTGCGATATGACAAGTCGGCGTGGGAGCGTGACCAGATCCGCGCCGCGTTCGGCCTTGCGGACCAATGTTACGACGCGATGTCGCGGAAGGTTGCGGCCGGGGTTATGGAGATCGAAGTGGCTGCGGCAGGCGAATATGCCGCCCGGAGCCGCGGCGCCACGGGATTCGGCTTCAGCGCGATTGTGGGCAGCGGCGCACGCGCGAATGCGGTCGTGCCGACCGCGACCACAAAGCGGCTTGAACCCGGCGAACTCGTTATGCTCGGCATCGCACCGAAGGTCAAGGGATACGCGGGTGTCGTAGGCCATACCCTGCCGGTTTCCGGCGAGTACACCGCATCGCAGCAGCAGATGCTGCATCATCTCAAGGAGGTGTTCCGTCTGACGAAGGCGCAATTGCGGCCCGGCAGCAAAGGATGCGAGATCGACGCGCCGGGTCGAGCCTATTACGAAAAGCACGGCCTGCTCAAATACCTGGTGTGCCCCTTCGCGCATACCATCGGCCTTCACGAGGCCGAAGCGCCCTTCTTTGGTCCGAACAGCCGGGATGTTCTTAAGCCGGGCATGACCGTCTGTATCGACGTCAGTTTCTTCGGCCACCCCGAATGGAACGGCGCGCGGATCGAGACAGGATACGAGATTACGGATAGCGGGCCTGTCCCCTTCAGCCCGAAGATGGACAATCTCCTGACGGCGTGACCCCGGGTCTTCGGGATTATCGCAGGTTCTGCCGGCCCCGGATAACAGGCCTCGCAAAGTGTCGTAATGCAGCCTCTTGACCGCGGGATTCGCTGCGGTCGGGGGAAAGGAGCAAGCAGGAAGATGCGGGCAGATGTGTTGCGGACCCATGACGCGCACGTGGTTGAACTGGACTGCGGTGCGGGAAGCGTCCTGATACCCCCGGCGCTGAACGGCCGCCTTTTTTGTCAACTGAACGGCGAACTGATACATCGGTTAGACGAGGCGGCGCTCCGAAACCCCTCACTGGACCGCTATGACAATCTGGGCGGTAACTCGCTCTGGCCTGCGCCGGAAGGAGGCCCCTTCGCGTTCAACTATCCCCCCGGCAGTAATGACTGGTATGTGCAGGACGGCATCAGCAAGGCGGTCCCGAGCATAACGCTCAGAAGCGCGACCTGTGCCGTTGTGGAAAAGCGCATCTCCCTGGTGAATCGCAAGGATGTCCGGGTCGCGCTGCTATTCCGGCGCATCGTATCCGTTCCGGAAGCACCGTTTCAGATGCCCGGCTACGCGGCGCGCGGGATGCTCTACGAAACNNNNNNNNNNNNNNNNNNNNNNNNNNNNNNNNNNNNNNNNNNNNNNNNNNNNNNNNNNNNNNNNNNNNNNNNNNNNNNNNNNNNNNNNNNNNNNNNNNNNAGCCGTTAAACACGAAGGTCGCCGGGCATGCAGCTTAGTCTCATCGATTGGACCATCATTGCGGCGTCGCTCCTCCTCTCGCTCGCCGTAGGGCTCTATTTCACGAAACGGGCCAGCCGCAGCCTGAGCGAATTCTTCACGGCGGAGGGAAGCCTGCCTTGGTGGCTCGTGGGCACGTCGATGGTGGCCACCACCTTCGCCGCCGACACTCCCCTCGTTGTTTCCGGACTGGTGCGCAAGGGCGGTATCTACGAGAATTGGCTATGGTGGAGCGTCCTCATGGGCGGGATGCTCACCGTCTACTTTTTCGCTGGGCTCTGGCGTCGCGCGGGTTTGCTCACCGATGTCGAGTTCGTGGAACTGCGCTACGAAGGCAGGTCCGCGGCAGCGCTCCGCGCGTTTGGCGCCGTCTACTACGGCCTGCTTGTCAACTGTATCGTCATGGGCTGGGTTACGCTGGCCATGAGCAAGATTCTCAACGTCATGATGGGTTGGGACAAGGTCTCTTCCGTGGCCATCCTCGTCGTCCTGACACTCCTGTACACAACGCTCTCGGGATATTGGGGCGTGGTGGTCACGGATTTCTTCCAGTTTGCGATGGCCATGTTTGGCTCTGTCGCGCTGATGTGCATAGTCCTGTTTCAGATGGGCGGCCCTCGCGCCATGGTCGGGCAAGTGCTGGCCGCGCCCGGCGTCGACCCGAAAGTCCTCCATTTCGTGCCCGATTTCCGCACGGCCACAGACCTTGCGATCGTCACTTTCATCGTGCAGGTGTCGCTGTTGTGGTGGGCCAACGGCCAGGGCGGGGGCTATCTGGCGCAGCGGCTCTTTTCGGCCAGAGACGAGCGTCACGCGGCGAAGGCCTTCCTGTGGTTCAATATCGCCCACTATATGCTGCGACCCTGGCCCTGGATCGTCGTCGGGCTCGCCTCCCTGGTCTATTTCCCGTTGCAGGCAGGAGAAGACTACGAATTGGCCTATCCGCGGATGATTGCGGCGCTCATGTCAAACGGCATGCGGGGTCTCATGGTGGCGTCGCTCTTCGCCGCGTTCATGAGCACGCTGAGCACGCAGCTGAATTGGGGGGCATCGTACATCACCAGCGACCTCTACAAGCGATTCATCGTACGCAACGCGTCACAACGCCACTATGTGAACGTATCCCGCCTCGTCATCGTGCTCTTGATGCTGTTCGGCGCGTTGGCTGCCTGGCAATCCGAAAGCATCGCCAAGGTGTGGATCTACCTGATGACCATCGGTGCGGGAGGCGCGTTTGTCGGGCTGCTGCGCTGGTACTGGTGGCGCGTCAATGCATGGGCGGAGATAGGCGCAATGGTCAGTTCCGTCTTCGTGGCCAACGGCAACGTGTGCTGCAAGCTTCTTGCCGTGCTCGGCCTCCTTTCGCCGGGCACGATGGAAAGCATCGACTGGTTTTATGCGTCCGACACCTACGCCATCCGCATTGTCTTCATCACCGCCGTATGTACGCTATTATGGGTCGCGATTATGTATCTGACCCCTCCCGTGTCGTTCGCCCGGCTCGACGCCTTCTACCGCCGCGTCCAGCCCGGCGGCTGGTGGGGGCCCGTGGCGCGAAATCATCCCGGAATTCGCCCCCCGTCCGCGCTGCGCCTGTGGGCGGGCTGGCTCGCCGGGACCGCCTGTGTCTACTTCGGCCTCTTCGGCGCGGGTTATCTGTGTATTGGACGATACGCCGCGGGCGCGGCGATGCTCACCCTCTTCGTCGCCTGCGGTTGGTGCATGGTCCGCAATATGCCCCGCGACATCGTGCAAACGGAGGCGGCTGAATCACGGAGGAACCTCTCCCCCGCCGCGCAGGACAATCAGGGGTGACCCGGCCACGGCCCAGAGGCATAGCGCCGGCGATATGCAATGGGCGTAATGCCCTGATGCTTCTTGAACATGTTGGTGAAATGGGCGGAGTCGCAGAACCCGAGCGCATGGGCGACCTCGGTAATCGACCGGTTCAGGTCAAGCAGCTGATTACACGCATGCTGGACCCGGCGCCGCTGATAATATGTCATAGGGCTCCACCCTGTCGCCTTCCGGAATATTACGCCCAGGTGGTCCGGGCACACGCCTAGTTGCTCCGCCAATTGCCCCACGTGGAACGGCTCGCAGCGCAAGATAGCCTCCTCGATGTGCTCCAGCGCCGCCACTATCTTTCCCCGGAAGCCCAGCCCCACCTCAACCGGGCTCTGCCGCGTATAGCAACGGCTCAACAGAACCAATGCCTTGAGCAGGCTCGACCGCAGATAGGTCAGCGACGGCGTGCGCAATTCGCATTCACGCGTGAGGTCCGCGAGTTCGTGATCCAGCGCCGTCAGCTCGTCCTTCCCAAGCTGGAACTTCGCCACCGGCCCGTCTTTCGGCTGCCGGAACAGCGCAGCCGCCAAGAACAAGGGCACCAGCCCCGTCTCTCGCCAGTGCGCCATCAGGTCGTCCGCGAGCCATTCCGTCAAGTAGTACAGATTTGTCTGATGCAACCCCCCAATTCCGTAAATCGCGTGCGTCATTCCCGGCGCCAGCACGATTACCATGCCCGGCCCCAGTTCATCCGCGCCGTAACACGTCCGATGCAGTGCTTTGCCGCAGCGAATGATCGACACCTCAAAATGGTCATGCGAATGCGGGCGGTGGTCCTGCAGGTCGGGCACATACACCGGACAACCGTAATGCCAGCCGGGATAATCGGCATCGGACGGCCCCAGCTTCCGGAAACTGCCCTCCCCGGCCATCCACGACCCTACGCGCACCGGCCGCTCCGCCGAAACCCCTACCTTATCAAGTGTCGACGTGTACAGTGGCTCAAGGACCGCGTCCGAAGAAACGTATGCCAGGGACATTCGCTTTCTCTCCCGGCTTCATCTCGGATATATTCTGACAGTGCCCGGTAGCATCATGCTGCACATTGCCCCCAGCAAAGGCAATTTATGCCAAGATTTCGCCTATCGCAACACTGACACTCGGATTTTTACAATAGCATGCCTGTTCTCAACAAGACAAAGATGATCATCACGGCCATCATAATCACAACAGACCGCCGGTCCCATCGCCGTGTCAATAAGGAGGGCGAGACCTGCGATGCAGAATCGCGGTCGCCTTTGCAGAGCCAGTAAGGAAACGCTCATGAAAATCCCCCTCGTCTCCGTGAGCCTGTTGTTCGCCATGCACTTCATTCCGCTGGTTTCCGCGGCGCAAGACCCGGCCCTGGTCGAAACCGACTCGTTCGTAATCGGCATCGACTCCCGGGCTTGTGCCGTCCGATTCCTGGACAAGCGAACCGGAACCGATTATTGCGACCACAGCGCGATTGTGCCTTTCGCCGAGATCCGCACGGCCTCGGCCACCTTTCCCGCAACTGCCGCGGCTTATGACGGCGAATACCTGACCCTTCGCTTCGCGGACACCGATGCAGAGGCGGTCTTGCGTGTAACGGCGGAACGCCGCTGCGCAGCTTTTGAAGTTGTTTCGTTTGCGTGCGAGGATGCGGAAGAGTTCGTTTTCGGCCGTATTTCACTGACGCTCATGGGCCATGCTTCCGAGACGTTCGCCGTCAGCCCACTCGCACGTAACCTGATGACCAATTGCGGACAGATCCCCGGCCGGAACCCCAGTTTGACCGGCTTCGCGGCCTGCAAGCGCTTCGGTTTCACCGGCGCACACGGCGTGATCGTTGCAGGACCTGCGCAAGAGCTGCGCGAGGCGCTCAAGGACGCCGTGGCGGCGTCTCCCGGCCTCCCCCATGCGCCGTGGTGTGGCCCGTGGGCGCTTGACGCCCCGATCAACCAGGGTTCCTACCTGATCGCGGCCCAGGAACACGTCACGGAAGAGAATGTGTGCCGCTGGATTGAAGCCGCGCGCGTTACGGGCGCGACGCAAATCGATTTGCACGGTGGCGAGTCGTTCCGCTTCGGCGATTTCGAGGTCAATCGAGCGGTTTATCCGCGCGGGCAGGCAGGGCTGAAAACCGTGGTGGACAGAATTCATGAAGCCGGACTTGCAGCGGGGCTGCATACCTTCGCCTTCTTCATCGCCAAAGACACGCCATGGGTCACGCCCATTCCTGACGTCCGTCTCGCAAGCGACGCCGTCCTCACGCTTGCTGAGGACCTTGCGGAAGACGACACTGCAATTATTGTCGAGGAGAGCACGGCGGCGATGTCTGCTGTCACCGGCTTCCAGGTGCGCAACAGCGTAACGCTCCGTATCGGCACGGAACTCATCACATACGCCGGCGCCGCCAAACAACCGCCGTACGCGTTTACAGGTTGCGTCCGCGGGGCGCACGGCACCCGGCCCGCCGCGCACGGCCGTGGCGCAAAAGCGTTCCACTTGAGGGAATGCTTCGGCCTGTTTGTGCCCGAGGCGGAGTCCACCCTTTTCGAGGAAGTCGCCCAGCGCAATGCCGGCCTGTTTAACGCGTGCGGGTTCGACATGCTCTATATCGATGCGCTCGACGGCGCGGACATCCTCGACAGCCCACAATACGCCTGGCACTACGCGGCAAAATACGCTTACGAACTGGTCCGCCGCCTCGAGAGACCGGCTGTTATGGAGATGAGCACGTTCTCGCACCACCTATGGTGCGTGCGGTCTCGAATGCAAGCCTGGGATTGCCCCGCCCGCGGCGTGAAGGACTTTATCGACTGCCACGTGGCGCACAACGCGCAGTGGCAGGCCGCGTTCCTGCCCACGCATCTGGGCTGGTGGGGCTGTTTCGACTGGGCAGGCGTACAGCCCGACCGCACGATGCCCGATGATGTGGAATACCTCTGCGCGAAGGCCCTAGCCACCGGCAGCAGCTTGTCTTTCCTCGTCGGCTTTACGCCCGGTAGTCTCACGCGGGCACACACACAACGTCTCGCGGCGATCACGCGCCGCTACGAGGACCTGCGCCAAGCCGGTACGGTATCGGAGGCTTTAAGGGCAAAGCTGGCGCAACCTGGCGCGGAATTCATCCTTGAAACGACGGAGGGGGGACAAACGCAATTCCGTCCCGCGGCATATTCGGCCAATACCATTTCGTTGGAGAATAATTCGGGGCAAGCTGTCGTGCGCAATCCTTACGGAGCGCAACCGTTGCGGCTGCGGATCGAGACGCTGTTTCAGCCTGACGCGTATGACCTGCCCGGAAATCGGGTCTTGGCCGACTGGAATAGTGCGGGCGAGTTTGGGCCTGCTGCAACGCAGCAGGGCGTGACCGCATCGTTGGACCCTGCGTCGCGGGAGGCGGGCAACGGCTTGGGAGCAGTCCTGGCCGCGGAAAACACCCATGTCGAGCCCGGTCGCGCGTGGGCCGCGTTCACGAAGGAATTCGCGGCGCCTGTCAGCCTCAAGGACAGCGGGCTGGGTCTTTGGGTCGAAGGCGACGGACAAGGCGAAGTGCTCAACATCCAGGTGCGTTCGCCGCAGCACCTCGGCGGGGGCCTCGCCGACCATTACATCCCTGTCGATTTCACGGGCACGCGATACTTCGCGCTGGTCGAGCCCGAATCGGAAGCGCTGTCCCAGTATGAGTGGGCGCACACCCGGCGCAAGACTGATTTGTTGAGCAATTCCGGCCAAGTCACCGGGTTTGCCTACCCGATGTACCATGTCTGGGTCGATTACGCGCAAATCGCCGCGCTGACCGTGGGCGTGAACAACATTCCCATGGGCAAGGCCGTGCAAGTACGACTGGGCCCCATCAGGGCGCTTACGTTACAGAAGTCGAAGCTGAAGAACCCCACGGTCACGCTCGGCGCGGCGAACGTGTGCTTTCCAATTGAACTGGAAACCGGAAGTTACCTGGAATTGTCAGCGCCGGATGACTGCAAGGTCTATGATGCGCGCGGCAACTGCCTGCAAGACGTCGCAATAACTGGCGCGGTCCCGGTACTGGCAGCCGGGGAGAACGTGCTCGCGCTACACGCCGATACGCAGGCTGGCGCCACCGCCCGCGCGAGGGTAACGGTGATGATGTACGGGGAACCGCTTCGCCAGTAAGGAACGCGGCTGGCATGGAGTCATAGCGATGAGCAACTTCTCCTGGATCGACGGCAGTATCGTTGGCGTCTATCTCCTGGCGACTATGGTTGCGGGGATTGCGGTGCGCAAATACGTGGGCCGCGTCGAGACGTTCCTGGTCGCGGGCCGTGAGATGAACGTGTATCTGGGCATCGCCTCGCTGGCCGCAACCGAATTCGGCATTGTGACCTGCATGTACACAGCCCAGAACGGTTTCGACAAGGGGTTCGCGGGCGCGACACCCGGGATTCTGTTCGGATTGGCCTACTTCATCATTGGCCGGACGGGGTTCTGCATCGAGCCCATGCGGCGGGCGGGTGTCATGACGCTTCCCGAAATGTTCGAACACCGTTTCGGATCGAACATCCGCTGGATGAGCGGTCTCGTCATCATCCTCTCCGGCCTGCTGAACATGGGCATCTACTTGCGGATGGGCGGCGAGTTCCTCATATCCGTTGCCGGCATCACTCCCGGCGGCCACACACTCGAGATTATGATGTCGCTGTTGCTCGTGGCGGTCGCGATCTACACGATACTTGGCGGCATGCTGTCCGTTCTCGTCACGGACTTCCTCCAGTTCGTGGTCATGAGCGCGGGGCTGCTGCTCGTGACCGTGATGATCATTTGCAGCGTCGGCTGGGGAAACCTGTTGGGCGCCGTGGAGGCGCATCACGGCGCGGGCGGGTTCAACCCGTTCCTTCACCCGGACATGGGCTGGCCTTACGTAATCTTCAACAGTTTCGTGGTCACGGCGTGCGTATTGACGCATCAGCCGGTCATCCAACGCGTGCTGTCCGCGAAAGATGTGGAAACGGGCCGTAAGGTTTTCACGCGGACGAGCTTCTTCTTTGTATGCCGGTTCGTCATCCCCGGTATCTGGGGCATTGCCGCGCTCGCCGCGCTCGCCCCCGGCCTGATCGGTGAAAAGACCCAGTTGGCGATGCCTCTGTACCTCGGCGGTATCCTGCCGGTCGGCGTTATGGGCATCCTCGTCGCGGCCATGCTCGCCGCTGACATGTCCACCGATTCTTCTTACCTGCTCGCGTACGGGAGCGTCATTTACAACGACCTGCTCGCGCCGCTGCGTCGGCGCAGGCGCATGACGGAAAGGCAAGGCATCCGCTGGAACAGGCTCATCGTGGCTGCGCTCGGCGTGTTTTTCCTCTTTTACGGCCTGTGGTACCCCCTCAGGGGCAGCGTGTGGACCTACCTGACCGTCACCGCCACTATCGGCTTCGCAAGCATGACAACCCTGCTCGTGTCGTGCTGTTATTGGAAACGAGCGAACAATTGGGGGGCCGCCGCAGCCATCGCCGCCGGGGCCGCCATACCGTTGGCATACCTGGTGATGGAACTGGTGCCCGCCACAAGTGCCCTCGCCGCGACAATCGGGCCGAACTGGTCTGGCATCGCCGCCTTTCTTGGCTCAGGACTGGCCATGATTATAGGTTCCCTGCTGAAACCAGGCAGCAAATGCGGCAAGGAGTGGGAGACATGACCCCGATTCACTGGTTTTGGACGCTGATTATGCTGGCGAGTCTCCTGTGGTATTCCACCGTTACGCTCTTTGTGGCGTTTCGAGGCGTGGCCGATATCCGCCACATGCTCGCTCGACTCCGCATGGGAAATGCGGAAGAAGAACGGGAGAACCCGGATTCCGAGTAGACGGCCAGTAGGCGCTTGCGGCCGCTCCTCAACTCTGACGCGCGCTGCGTAACAGGAGAATCTGCACCACAATCGCCGCCGCCGCCACCGCGGGCGCCCCCTGAAAGGCGGCGGTTACGCCGAGACACGCCGCAGCGCAGCCGAACCCGATACTTCCCGTGAACCCGCCGGCGCCCAGCAGCCCCTCATTGATGGCGGCGCGGCGGTGCCGCTCGCGCATGTCCGTGAGACTGTAATAGAGGCTGGCGAAAAAACAGAGGCCATATGCGTGCCCTATGACAGCGAAGCACGCCGCCATAAT
The window above is part of the Candidatus Hydrogenedentota bacterium genome. Proteins encoded here:
- a CDS encoding carbon-nitrogen hydrolase family protein translates to MGMRDAATITMVQLTTGADAPPVVERMPVFFEQAADLGSDLVVFPEYVLGDLITTKDAVAQRFFALAAQHRINAITGCVEKQGAGQWSTSAWVADRGGNLLGRYFKCHPASGPAPHFWPPNEGNDREARGILGNEFKVFTLDFGPVGILQCYDGYFPEAWGCTSYLGAEIILWINGRAGMVEDSHCIMAAQCYGCVVGANITQGFNTGFAGPGCVTPAGDYRDKREEARLYPRIKEKGDACITAIINLAELRWKRKHLRTMHQRRPELYGLLTRDVKMWQDYPEIPWDYPECAQLVNRAQL
- a CDS encoding aminopeptidase P family protein, whose translation is MGYLSQEERDVRLAKVTAILKAKNLDLALVYYDEFNIGNGWYLTGWCPQFESGAVLVLKDGSAMLLGGPESEPFAKQDSAITETRNFPVFMVPDEEYPNATITDFPSLFAELKAREGEIRRAGIVGGGRMPADCYRQITEGFRGVELVDITEDYVSLRYDKSAWERDQIRAAFGLADQCYDAMSRKVAAGVMEIEVAAAGEYAARSRGATGFGFSAIVGSGARANAVVPTATTKRLEPGELVMLGIAPKVKGYAGVVGHTLPVSGEYTASQQQMLHHLKEVFRLTKAQLRPGSKGCEIDAPGRAYYEKHGLLKYLVCPFAHTIGLHEAEAPFFGPNSRDVLKPGMTVCIDVSFFGHPEWNGARIETGYEITDSGPVPFSPKMDNLLTA
- a CDS encoding Na+:solute symporter — translated: MQLSLIDWTIIAASLLLSLAVGLYFTKRASRSLSEFFTAEGSLPWWLVGTSMVATTFAADTPLVVSGLVRKGGIYENWLWWSVLMGGMLTVYFFAGLWRRAGLLTDVEFVELRYEGRSAAALRAFGAVYYGLLVNCIVMGWVTLAMSKILNVMMGWDKVSSVAILVVLTLLYTTLSGYWGVVVTDFFQFAMAMFGSVALMCIVLFQMGGPRAMVGQVLAAPGVDPKVLHFVPDFRTATDLAIVTFIVQVSLLWWANGQGGGYLAQRLFSARDERHAAKAFLWFNIAHYMLRPWPWIVVGLASLVYFPLQAGEDYELAYPRMIAALMSNGMRGLMVASLFAAFMSTLSTQLNWGASYITSDLYKRFIVRNASQRHYVNVSRLVIVLLMLFGALAAWQSESIAKVWIYLMTIGAGGAFVGLLRWYWWRVNAWAEIGAMVSSVFVANGNVCCKLLAVLGLLSPGTMESIDWFYASDTYAIRIVFITAVCTLLWVAIMYLTPPVSFARLDAFYRRVQPGGWWGPVARNHPGIRPPSALRLWAGWLAGTACVYFGLFGAGYLCIGRYAAGAAMLTLFVACGWCMVRNMPRDIVQTEAAESRRNLSPAAQDNQG
- a CDS encoding helix-turn-helix domain-containing protein, whose protein sequence is MSLAYVSSDAVLEPLYTSTLDKVGVSAERPVRVGSWMAGEGSFRKLGPSDADYPGWHYGCPVYVPDLQDHRPHSHDHFEVSIIRCGKALHRTCYGADELGPGMVIVLAPGMTHAIYGIGGLHQTNLYYLTEWLADDLMAHWRETGLVPLFLAAALFRQPKDGPVAKFQLGKDELTALDHELADLTRECELRTPSLTYLRSSLLKALVLLSRCYTRQSPVEVGLGFRGKIVAALEHIEEAILRCEPFHVGQLAEQLGVCPDHLGVIFRKATGWSPMTYYQRRRVQHACNQLLDLNRSITEVAHALGFCDSAHFTNMFKKHQGITPIAYRRRYASGPWPGHP
- a CDS encoding sodium:solute symporter family protein; this encodes MSNFSWIDGSIVGVYLLATMVAGIAVRKYVGRVETFLVAGREMNVYLGIASLAATEFGIVTCMYTAQNGFDKGFAGATPGILFGLAYFIIGRTGFCIEPMRRAGVMTLPEMFEHRFGSNIRWMSGLVIILSGLLNMGIYLRMGGEFLISVAGITPGGHTLEIMMSLLLVAVAIYTILGGMLSVLVTDFLQFVVMSAGLLLVTVMIICSVGWGNLLGAVEAHHGAGGFNPFLHPDMGWPYVIFNSFVVTACVLTHQPVIQRVLSAKDVETGRKVFTRTSFFFVCRFVIPGIWGIAALAALAPGLIGEKTQLAMPLYLGGILPVGVMGILVAAMLAADMSTDSSYLLAYGSVIYNDLLAPLRRRRRMTERQGIRWNRLIVAALGVFFLFYGLWYPLRGSVWTYLTVTATIGFASMTTLLVSCCYWKRANNWGAAAAIAAGAAIPLAYLVMELVPATSALAATIGPNWSGIAAFLGSGLAMIIGSLLKPGSKCGKEWET